One segment of Vespa velutina chromosome 17, iVesVel2.1, whole genome shotgun sequence DNA contains the following:
- the LOC124955060 gene encoding mitogen-activated protein kinase kinase kinase kinase 5 isoform X15, giving the protein MALNANALSSDISRRNPQDEYELIQRIGSGTYGDVYKAKRLSMNDLAAIKVIKLEPGDDFAIIQQEILMMKDCRHPNIIAYYGSYLRRDKLWICMEYCGGGSLQDIYHITGPLSEIQIAYMCRETLMGLAYLHSMGKMHRDIKGANILLTEAGDVKLADFGVSAQITATINKRKSFIGTPYWMAPEVAAVERKGGYNQLCDIWACGITAIELAELQPPMFDLHPMRALFLMSKSGFKPPTLKDRDKWSPTFHNFVKVALTKNPKKRPTAEKLLQHAFFQGEMNKRLALELLQKVSNPSHMFTDLEADEDGAVPNVPQRIASRHTARPRPKSPISQLDSDDLINLDGSTLQRDSITPSVDTNPAWDIMDIMNNVKAVHNCDVHPDCGIGTAFEDVQEKSLLQYIDEELLLRATLPLGESSNECEVHCGYYNNVSGSQASPRRHSSVDELYGLVNSSHSLTAVNGQRQRSLSDSGPRDESLQSNGDNEISGDGERESISPDLLSDTPPVPPRRRDRKRHTPPRPISNGLPPTPKVHMGACFSKVFNGCPLRIHCTASWIHPDTRDQHLLIAAEEGIYNLNLNELHETAIDQLYPRRTIWMYVIKDVLMSLSGKTPQLYRHDLLAMQSKQTHRFSLHMNKIPERLVPRKFALTTKVPDTKGCTKCCVGRNPYNGYKYLCGAMPAGIFLMQWYDPLNKFMLLKHFDCALPSPLNIFEMIITPEMEYPMVCVSVKQPYQQNKLKLDLINMNSGASWFHSDELEDMDGSATVIPRRENLHVINVTQLEKDAILVCYENVVKVVTLQGKLRVSKKQMSELHFNFQIESIICLPDSVLAFHKHGMQGRSFKNGEVTQEISDPSRTYRLLGSDKVVMLESHLVHTGTLTETEGADLYILAGHEASY; this is encoded by the exons TATTATGGCAGCTACTTGAGAAGGGACAAATTATGGATTTGTATGGAATATTGTGGAGGTGGATCATTACAAGATATTTATCACa TAACTGGACCATTATCAGAAATACAGATAGCGTATATGTGCAGAGAGACTCTTATGGGATTAGCTTATTTACATAGTATGGGAAAAATGCATCGTGATATAAAGGGTGCCAATATATTGTTAACTGAGGCAGGTGATGTGAAATTAGCCGATTTTGGAGTATCCGCTCAAATTACtgcaacaataaataaaaggaaaagttttATAGGTACTCCTTATTGGATGGCACCTGAG GTTGCAGCAGTAGAAAGAAAGGGTGGGTACAATCAATTGTGTGATATTTGGGCTTGTGGTATAACGGCGATAGAATTAGCAGAATTGCAACCACCTATGTTTGATTTACATCCAATGAGAGCTTTATTCTTAATGTCCAAATCTGGTTTTAAACCTCCAACATTAAAAGACCGTGACAAATGGAGTCCAACGTTTCATAATTTCGTCAAAGTTGCTTTAACTAAAAATCCTAAAAAGAGGCCAACGGCAGAAAAATTATTGCAG catGCATTTTTTCAAGGAGAAATGAATAAACGATTGGCTTTGGAATTATTGCAGAAGGTATCAAATCCTAGTCATATGTTCACCGATTTAGAAGCTGATGAAGATGGAGCAGTACCTAATGTACCACAAAGAATTGCTTCAAGGCATACAGCAAGACCTAGGCCAAAAAGCCCCATATCGCAATTAGATAGTGAcg atttaattaacCTCGATGGTAGTACATTACAAAGAGATTCTATAACTCCTTCGGTAGATACTAATCCAGCGTGGGATATTAtggatataatgaataatgtgAAG gCGGTACATAATTGTGATGTTCATCCTGACTGTGGAATTGGCACTGCATTTGAAGATGTACAAGAAAA GAGTCTATTGCAGTACATTGATGAGGAGTTGTTGCTAAG ggCAACACTTCCGCTTGGAGAATCTTCAAACGAGTGCGAGGTACATTGTGGATACTACAATAATGTATCTG GGTCTCAAGCAAGTCCTAGACGTCACAGTTCTGTAGACGAGTTATATGGCCTGGTAAACAGTTCTCATTCCTTAACAGCTGTGAATGGGCAACGTCAAAGGTCACTTTCAGATAGTGGTCCTAGAGATGAATCTCTACAATCTAATG gggataatgaaatatcaggagatggggaaagagaaagtattAGTCCGGATCTTTTATCGGATACACCACCTGTACCACCAAGAAGAAGGGATAGAAAAAGGCATACACCTCCAAGACCTATAAGTAATGGATTGCCACCAACTCCGAAGGTTCATATGGGAGCATGTTTTTCAAAg gTATTTAATGGTTGCCCTTTGAGAATACATTGTACAGCTAGTTGGATACATCCTGATACAAGAGATCAACATTTACTTATTGCTGCAGAGGAaggaatttataatttaaacttAAATGAACTCCATGAAACTGCAATAGATCAATTGTATCCTAGACGTACAATTTGGATGTATGTTATCAAGGATGTCCTTATGTCCTTGTCcg gaAAAACACCTCAATTATATAGACATGATTTATTAGCAATGCAGAGCAAACAGACTCATAGGTTCTCATTGCATATGAACAAAATACCCGAGAGATTAGTACCTAGAAAATTTGCACTTACTACAAAAGTACCAGATACTAAAGGTTGCACTAAGTGTTGCGTCGGAAGAAATCCATATAATGg ATATAAGTACCTTTGTGGGGCAATGCCAGcaggaatatttttaatgcaatGGTATGATcctttaaacaaatttatgcTTTTAAAGCACTTTGATTGTGCTCTCCCATCacctttaaatatatttgaaatgattATTACACCTGAAATGGAATATCCAATGGTGTGTGTATCAGTCAAACAACCAtatcaacaaaataaattaaaattggatttaattaatatgaattctGGAGCAAGCTGGTTCCATAGCGATGAGCTAGAGGATATGGATGGTTCAG CAACTGTGATaccgagaagagaaaatcttCATGTCATTAATGTGACACAACTTGAAAAGGATGCAATACTTGTGTGTTATGAAa atGTAGTTAAGGTGGTTACGTTACAAGGAAAACTCAGGGTAAGCAAGAAGCAGATGTCGGAACTGCATTTCAATTTTCAGATAGAATCAATTa TTTGTTTACCAGATAGCGTATTGGCATTCCATAAACATGGTATGCAAGGTAGAAGTTTTAAGAATGGTGAAGTTACACAGGAAATTAGTGATCCAAGCAGAACATATAGGTTACTTGGTTCggataa GGTTGTAATGTTGGAAAGTCATTTGGTTCACACAGGCACATTGACAGAGACTGAAGGAgcagatttatatatacttgctGGGCATGAAGCCAGTTATTGA
- the LOC124955060 gene encoding mitogen-activated protein kinase kinase kinase kinase 5 isoform X13 gives MALNANALSSDISRRNPQDEYELIQRIGSGTYGDVYKAKRLSMNDLAAIKVIKLEPGDDFAIIQQEILMMKDCRHPNIIAYYGSYLRRDKLWICMEYCGGGSLQDIYHITGPLSEIQIAYMCRETLMGLAYLHSMGKMHRDIKGANILLTEAGDVKLADFGVSAQITATINKRKSFIGTPYWMAPEVAAVERKGGYNQLCDIWACGITAIELAELQPPMFDLHPMRALFLMSKSGFKPPTLKDRDKWSPTFHNFVKVALTKNPKKRPTAEKLLQHAFFQGEMNKRLALELLQKVSNPSHMFTDLEADEDGAVPNVPQRIASRHTARPRPKSPISQLDSDDLINLDGSTLQRDSITPSVDTNPAWDIMDIMNNVKAVHNCDVHPDCGIGTAFEDVQENFSHTSTNLHESLLQYIDEELLLRATLPLGESSNECEVHCGYYNNVSGSQASPRRHSSVDELYGLVNSSHSLTAVNGQRQRSLSDSGPRDESLQSNGDNEISGDGERESISPDLLSDTPPVPPRRRDRKRHTPPRPISNGLPPTPKVHMGACFSKVFNGCPLRIHCTASWIHPDTRDQHLLIAAEEGIYNLNLNELHETAIDQLYPRRTIWMYVIKDVLMSLSGKTPQLYRHDLLAMQSKQTHRFSLHMNKIPERLVPRKFALTTKVPDTKGCTKCCVGRNPYNGYKYLCGAMPAGIFLMQWYDPLNKFMLLKHFDCALPSPLNIFEMIITPEMEYPMVCVSVKQPYQQNKLKLDLINMNSGASWFHSDELEDMDGSATVIPRRENLHVINVTQLEKDAILVCYENVVKVVTLQGKLRVSKKQMSELHFNFQIESIICLPDSVLAFHKHGMQGRSFKNGEVTQEISDPSRTYRLLGSDKVVMLESHLVHTGTLTETEGADLYILAGHEASY, from the exons TATTATGGCAGCTACTTGAGAAGGGACAAATTATGGATTTGTATGGAATATTGTGGAGGTGGATCATTACAAGATATTTATCACa TAACTGGACCATTATCAGAAATACAGATAGCGTATATGTGCAGAGAGACTCTTATGGGATTAGCTTATTTACATAGTATGGGAAAAATGCATCGTGATATAAAGGGTGCCAATATATTGTTAACTGAGGCAGGTGATGTGAAATTAGCCGATTTTGGAGTATCCGCTCAAATTACtgcaacaataaataaaaggaaaagttttATAGGTACTCCTTATTGGATGGCACCTGAG GTTGCAGCAGTAGAAAGAAAGGGTGGGTACAATCAATTGTGTGATATTTGGGCTTGTGGTATAACGGCGATAGAATTAGCAGAATTGCAACCACCTATGTTTGATTTACATCCAATGAGAGCTTTATTCTTAATGTCCAAATCTGGTTTTAAACCTCCAACATTAAAAGACCGTGACAAATGGAGTCCAACGTTTCATAATTTCGTCAAAGTTGCTTTAACTAAAAATCCTAAAAAGAGGCCAACGGCAGAAAAATTATTGCAG catGCATTTTTTCAAGGAGAAATGAATAAACGATTGGCTTTGGAATTATTGCAGAAGGTATCAAATCCTAGTCATATGTTCACCGATTTAGAAGCTGATGAAGATGGAGCAGTACCTAATGTACCACAAAGAATTGCTTCAAGGCATACAGCAAGACCTAGGCCAAAAAGCCCCATATCGCAATTAGATAGTGAcg atttaattaacCTCGATGGTAGTACATTACAAAGAGATTCTATAACTCCTTCGGTAGATACTAATCCAGCGTGGGATATTAtggatataatgaataatgtgAAG gCGGTACATAATTGTGATGTTCATCCTGACTGTGGAATTGGCACTGCATTTGAAGATGTACAAGAAAA TTTTTCACATACATCCACTAATCTTCATGA GAGTCTATTGCAGTACATTGATGAGGAGTTGTTGCTAAG ggCAACACTTCCGCTTGGAGAATCTTCAAACGAGTGCGAGGTACATTGTGGATACTACAATAATGTATCTG GGTCTCAAGCAAGTCCTAGACGTCACAGTTCTGTAGACGAGTTATATGGCCTGGTAAACAGTTCTCATTCCTTAACAGCTGTGAATGGGCAACGTCAAAGGTCACTTTCAGATAGTGGTCCTAGAGATGAATCTCTACAATCTAATG gggataatgaaatatcaggagatggggaaagagaaagtattAGTCCGGATCTTTTATCGGATACACCACCTGTACCACCAAGAAGAAGGGATAGAAAAAGGCATACACCTCCAAGACCTATAAGTAATGGATTGCCACCAACTCCGAAGGTTCATATGGGAGCATGTTTTTCAAAg gTATTTAATGGTTGCCCTTTGAGAATACATTGTACAGCTAGTTGGATACATCCTGATACAAGAGATCAACATTTACTTATTGCTGCAGAGGAaggaatttataatttaaacttAAATGAACTCCATGAAACTGCAATAGATCAATTGTATCCTAGACGTACAATTTGGATGTATGTTATCAAGGATGTCCTTATGTCCTTGTCcg gaAAAACACCTCAATTATATAGACATGATTTATTAGCAATGCAGAGCAAACAGACTCATAGGTTCTCATTGCATATGAACAAAATACCCGAGAGATTAGTACCTAGAAAATTTGCACTTACTACAAAAGTACCAGATACTAAAGGTTGCACTAAGTGTTGCGTCGGAAGAAATCCATATAATGg ATATAAGTACCTTTGTGGGGCAATGCCAGcaggaatatttttaatgcaatGGTATGATcctttaaacaaatttatgcTTTTAAAGCACTTTGATTGTGCTCTCCCATCacctttaaatatatttgaaatgattATTACACCTGAAATGGAATATCCAATGGTGTGTGTATCAGTCAAACAACCAtatcaacaaaataaattaaaattggatttaattaatatgaattctGGAGCAAGCTGGTTCCATAGCGATGAGCTAGAGGATATGGATGGTTCAG CAACTGTGATaccgagaagagaaaatcttCATGTCATTAATGTGACACAACTTGAAAAGGATGCAATACTTGTGTGTTATGAAa atGTAGTTAAGGTGGTTACGTTACAAGGAAAACTCAGGGTAAGCAAGAAGCAGATGTCGGAACTGCATTTCAATTTTCAGATAGAATCAATTa TTTGTTTACCAGATAGCGTATTGGCATTCCATAAACATGGTATGCAAGGTAGAAGTTTTAAGAATGGTGAAGTTACACAGGAAATTAGTGATCCAAGCAGAACATATAGGTTACTTGGTTCggataa GGTTGTAATGTTGGAAAGTCATTTGGTTCACACAGGCACATTGACAGAGACTGAAGGAgcagatttatatatacttgctGGGCATGAAGCCAGTTATTGA
- the LOC124955060 gene encoding mitogen-activated protein kinase kinase kinase kinase 5 isoform X6 produces MALNANALSSDISRRNPQDEYELIQRIGSGTYGDVYKAKRLSMNDLAAIKVIKLEPGDDFAIIQQEILMMKDCRHPNIIAYYGSYLRRDKLWICMEYCGGGSLQDIYHITGPLSEIQIAYMCRETLMGLAYLHSMGKMHRDIKGANILLTEAGDVKLADFGVSAQITATINKRKSFIGTPYWMAPEVAAVERKGGYNQLCDIWACGITAIELAELQPPMFDLHPMRALFLMSKSGFKPPTLKDRDKWSPTFHNFVKVALTKNPKKRPTAEKLLQHAFFQGEMNKRLALELLQKVSNPSHMFTDLEADEDGAVPNVPQRIASRHTARPRPKSPISQLDSDDLINLDGSTLQRDSITPSVDTNPAWDIMDIMNNVKAVHNCDVHPDCGIGTAFEDVQENTLGANVTEGNRRSRRSKTGTEIFHMSLRGNAMSMVGGHCDQLYSLQATLPLGESSNECEVHCGYYNNVSGSQASPRRHSSVDELYGLVNSSHSLTAVNGQRQRSLSDSGPRDESLQSNGDNEISGDGERESISPDLLSDTPPVPPRRRDRKRHTPPRPISNGLPPTPKVHMGACFSKVFNGCPLRIHCTASWIHPDTRDQHLLIAAEEGIYNLNLNELHETAIDQLYPRRTIWMYVIKDVLMSLSGKTPQLYRHDLLAMQSKQTHRFSLHMNKIPERLVPRKFALTTKVPDTKGCTKCCVGRNPYNGYKYLCGAMPAGIFLMQWYDPLNKFMLLKHFDCALPSPLNIFEMIITPEMEYPMVCVSVKQPYQQNKLKLDLINMNSGASWFHSDELEDMDGSATVIPRRENLHVINVTQLEKDAILVCYENVVKVVTLQGKLRVSKKQMSELHFNFQIESIICLPDSVLAFHKHGMQGRSFKNGEVTQEISDPSRTYRLLGSDKVVMLESHLVHTGTLTETEGADLYILAGHEASY; encoded by the exons TATTATGGCAGCTACTTGAGAAGGGACAAATTATGGATTTGTATGGAATATTGTGGAGGTGGATCATTACAAGATATTTATCACa TAACTGGACCATTATCAGAAATACAGATAGCGTATATGTGCAGAGAGACTCTTATGGGATTAGCTTATTTACATAGTATGGGAAAAATGCATCGTGATATAAAGGGTGCCAATATATTGTTAACTGAGGCAGGTGATGTGAAATTAGCCGATTTTGGAGTATCCGCTCAAATTACtgcaacaataaataaaaggaaaagttttATAGGTACTCCTTATTGGATGGCACCTGAG GTTGCAGCAGTAGAAAGAAAGGGTGGGTACAATCAATTGTGTGATATTTGGGCTTGTGGTATAACGGCGATAGAATTAGCAGAATTGCAACCACCTATGTTTGATTTACATCCAATGAGAGCTTTATTCTTAATGTCCAAATCTGGTTTTAAACCTCCAACATTAAAAGACCGTGACAAATGGAGTCCAACGTTTCATAATTTCGTCAAAGTTGCTTTAACTAAAAATCCTAAAAAGAGGCCAACGGCAGAAAAATTATTGCAG catGCATTTTTTCAAGGAGAAATGAATAAACGATTGGCTTTGGAATTATTGCAGAAGGTATCAAATCCTAGTCATATGTTCACCGATTTAGAAGCTGATGAAGATGGAGCAGTACCTAATGTACCACAAAGAATTGCTTCAAGGCATACAGCAAGACCTAGGCCAAAAAGCCCCATATCGCAATTAGATAGTGAcg atttaattaacCTCGATGGTAGTACATTACAAAGAGATTCTATAACTCCTTCGGTAGATACTAATCCAGCGTGGGATATTAtggatataatgaataatgtgAAG gCGGTACATAATTGTGATGTTCATCCTGACTGTGGAATTGGCACTGCATTTGAAGATGTACAAGAAAA TACACTTGGCGCAAATGTTACTGAAGGTAACAGACGATCACGCCGAAGCAAAACTGGCACAGAGATATTTCATATGAGTTTAAg GGGAAATGCAATGTCGATGGTTGGTGGGCATTGCGATCAGCTATACTCCCTGCA ggCAACACTTCCGCTTGGAGAATCTTCAAACGAGTGCGAGGTACATTGTGGATACTACAATAATGTATCTG GGTCTCAAGCAAGTCCTAGACGTCACAGTTCTGTAGACGAGTTATATGGCCTGGTAAACAGTTCTCATTCCTTAACAGCTGTGAATGGGCAACGTCAAAGGTCACTTTCAGATAGTGGTCCTAGAGATGAATCTCTACAATCTAATG gggataatgaaatatcaggagatggggaaagagaaagtattAGTCCGGATCTTTTATCGGATACACCACCTGTACCACCAAGAAGAAGGGATAGAAAAAGGCATACACCTCCAAGACCTATAAGTAATGGATTGCCACCAACTCCGAAGGTTCATATGGGAGCATGTTTTTCAAAg gTATTTAATGGTTGCCCTTTGAGAATACATTGTACAGCTAGTTGGATACATCCTGATACAAGAGATCAACATTTACTTATTGCTGCAGAGGAaggaatttataatttaaacttAAATGAACTCCATGAAACTGCAATAGATCAATTGTATCCTAGACGTACAATTTGGATGTATGTTATCAAGGATGTCCTTATGTCCTTGTCcg gaAAAACACCTCAATTATATAGACATGATTTATTAGCAATGCAGAGCAAACAGACTCATAGGTTCTCATTGCATATGAACAAAATACCCGAGAGATTAGTACCTAGAAAATTTGCACTTACTACAAAAGTACCAGATACTAAAGGTTGCACTAAGTGTTGCGTCGGAAGAAATCCATATAATGg ATATAAGTACCTTTGTGGGGCAATGCCAGcaggaatatttttaatgcaatGGTATGATcctttaaacaaatttatgcTTTTAAAGCACTTTGATTGTGCTCTCCCATCacctttaaatatatttgaaatgattATTACACCTGAAATGGAATATCCAATGGTGTGTGTATCAGTCAAACAACCAtatcaacaaaataaattaaaattggatttaattaatatgaattctGGAGCAAGCTGGTTCCATAGCGATGAGCTAGAGGATATGGATGGTTCAG CAACTGTGATaccgagaagagaaaatcttCATGTCATTAATGTGACACAACTTGAAAAGGATGCAATACTTGTGTGTTATGAAa atGTAGTTAAGGTGGTTACGTTACAAGGAAAACTCAGGGTAAGCAAGAAGCAGATGTCGGAACTGCATTTCAATTTTCAGATAGAATCAATTa TTTGTTTACCAGATAGCGTATTGGCATTCCATAAACATGGTATGCAAGGTAGAAGTTTTAAGAATGGTGAAGTTACACAGGAAATTAGTGATCCAAGCAGAACATATAGGTTACTTGGTTCggataa GGTTGTAATGTTGGAAAGTCATTTGGTTCACACAGGCACATTGACAGAGACTGAAGGAgcagatttatatatacttgctGGGCATGAAGCCAGTTATTGA
- the LOC124955060 gene encoding mitogen-activated protein kinase kinase kinase kinase 5 isoform X10, with protein sequence MALNANALSSDISRRNPQDEYELIQRIGSGTYGDVYKAKRLSMNDLAAIKVIKLEPGDDFAIIQQEILMMKDCRHPNIIAYYGSYLRRDKLWICMEYCGGGSLQDIYHITGPLSEIQIAYMCRETLMGLAYLHSMGKMHRDIKGANILLTEAGDVKLADFGVSAQITATINKRKSFIGTPYWMAPEVAAVERKGGYNQLCDIWACGITAIELAELQPPMFDLHPMRALFLMSKSGFKPPTLKDRDKWSPTFHNFVKVALTKNPKKRPTAEKLLQHAFFQGEMNKRLALELLQKVSNPSHMFTDLEADEDGAVPNVPQRIASRHTARPRPKSPISQLDSDDLINLDGSTLQRDSITPSVDTNPAWDIMDIMNNVKAVHNCDVHPDCGIGTAFEDVQEKSLLQYIDEELLLRGNAMSMVGGHCDQLYSLQATLPLGESSNECEVHCGYYNNVSGSQASPRRHSSVDELYGLVNSSHSLTAVNGQRQRSLSDSGPRDESLQSNGDNEISGDGERESISPDLLSDTPPVPPRRRDRKRHTPPRPISNGLPPTPKVHMGACFSKVFNGCPLRIHCTASWIHPDTRDQHLLIAAEEGIYNLNLNELHETAIDQLYPRRTIWMYVIKDVLMSLSGKTPQLYRHDLLAMQSKQTHRFSLHMNKIPERLVPRKFALTTKVPDTKGCTKCCVGRNPYNGYKYLCGAMPAGIFLMQWYDPLNKFMLLKHFDCALPSPLNIFEMIITPEMEYPMVCVSVKQPYQQNKLKLDLINMNSGASWFHSDELEDMDGSATVIPRRENLHVINVTQLEKDAILVCYENVVKVVTLQGKLRVSKKQMSELHFNFQIESIICLPDSVLAFHKHGMQGRSFKNGEVTQEISDPSRTYRLLGSDKVVMLESHLVHTGTLTETEGADLYILAGHEASY encoded by the exons TATTATGGCAGCTACTTGAGAAGGGACAAATTATGGATTTGTATGGAATATTGTGGAGGTGGATCATTACAAGATATTTATCACa TAACTGGACCATTATCAGAAATACAGATAGCGTATATGTGCAGAGAGACTCTTATGGGATTAGCTTATTTACATAGTATGGGAAAAATGCATCGTGATATAAAGGGTGCCAATATATTGTTAACTGAGGCAGGTGATGTGAAATTAGCCGATTTTGGAGTATCCGCTCAAATTACtgcaacaataaataaaaggaaaagttttATAGGTACTCCTTATTGGATGGCACCTGAG GTTGCAGCAGTAGAAAGAAAGGGTGGGTACAATCAATTGTGTGATATTTGGGCTTGTGGTATAACGGCGATAGAATTAGCAGAATTGCAACCACCTATGTTTGATTTACATCCAATGAGAGCTTTATTCTTAATGTCCAAATCTGGTTTTAAACCTCCAACATTAAAAGACCGTGACAAATGGAGTCCAACGTTTCATAATTTCGTCAAAGTTGCTTTAACTAAAAATCCTAAAAAGAGGCCAACGGCAGAAAAATTATTGCAG catGCATTTTTTCAAGGAGAAATGAATAAACGATTGGCTTTGGAATTATTGCAGAAGGTATCAAATCCTAGTCATATGTTCACCGATTTAGAAGCTGATGAAGATGGAGCAGTACCTAATGTACCACAAAGAATTGCTTCAAGGCATACAGCAAGACCTAGGCCAAAAAGCCCCATATCGCAATTAGATAGTGAcg atttaattaacCTCGATGGTAGTACATTACAAAGAGATTCTATAACTCCTTCGGTAGATACTAATCCAGCGTGGGATATTAtggatataatgaataatgtgAAG gCGGTACATAATTGTGATGTTCATCCTGACTGTGGAATTGGCACTGCATTTGAAGATGTACAAGAAAA GAGTCTATTGCAGTACATTGATGAGGAGTTGTTGCTAAG GGGAAATGCAATGTCGATGGTTGGTGGGCATTGCGATCAGCTATACTCCCTGCA ggCAACACTTCCGCTTGGAGAATCTTCAAACGAGTGCGAGGTACATTGTGGATACTACAATAATGTATCTG GGTCTCAAGCAAGTCCTAGACGTCACAGTTCTGTAGACGAGTTATATGGCCTGGTAAACAGTTCTCATTCCTTAACAGCTGTGAATGGGCAACGTCAAAGGTCACTTTCAGATAGTGGTCCTAGAGATGAATCTCTACAATCTAATG gggataatgaaatatcaggagatggggaaagagaaagtattAGTCCGGATCTTTTATCGGATACACCACCTGTACCACCAAGAAGAAGGGATAGAAAAAGGCATACACCTCCAAGACCTATAAGTAATGGATTGCCACCAACTCCGAAGGTTCATATGGGAGCATGTTTTTCAAAg gTATTTAATGGTTGCCCTTTGAGAATACATTGTACAGCTAGTTGGATACATCCTGATACAAGAGATCAACATTTACTTATTGCTGCAGAGGAaggaatttataatttaaacttAAATGAACTCCATGAAACTGCAATAGATCAATTGTATCCTAGACGTACAATTTGGATGTATGTTATCAAGGATGTCCTTATGTCCTTGTCcg gaAAAACACCTCAATTATATAGACATGATTTATTAGCAATGCAGAGCAAACAGACTCATAGGTTCTCATTGCATATGAACAAAATACCCGAGAGATTAGTACCTAGAAAATTTGCACTTACTACAAAAGTACCAGATACTAAAGGTTGCACTAAGTGTTGCGTCGGAAGAAATCCATATAATGg ATATAAGTACCTTTGTGGGGCAATGCCAGcaggaatatttttaatgcaatGGTATGATcctttaaacaaatttatgcTTTTAAAGCACTTTGATTGTGCTCTCCCATCacctttaaatatatttgaaatgattATTACACCTGAAATGGAATATCCAATGGTGTGTGTATCAGTCAAACAACCAtatcaacaaaataaattaaaattggatttaattaatatgaattctGGAGCAAGCTGGTTCCATAGCGATGAGCTAGAGGATATGGATGGTTCAG CAACTGTGATaccgagaagagaaaatcttCATGTCATTAATGTGACACAACTTGAAAAGGATGCAATACTTGTGTGTTATGAAa atGTAGTTAAGGTGGTTACGTTACAAGGAAAACTCAGGGTAAGCAAGAAGCAGATGTCGGAACTGCATTTCAATTTTCAGATAGAATCAATTa TTTGTTTACCAGATAGCGTATTGGCATTCCATAAACATGGTATGCAAGGTAGAAGTTTTAAGAATGGTGAAGTTACACAGGAAATTAGTGATCCAAGCAGAACATATAGGTTACTTGGTTCggataa GGTTGTAATGTTGGAAAGTCATTTGGTTCACACAGGCACATTGACAGAGACTGAAGGAgcagatttatatatacttgctGGGCATGAAGCCAGTTATTGA